TAAATATCTAAATAATGATTACTCAATATTTTgttacagctttgtcaataccagtgaatttgttGATGTCATACCCTAGCTCATTACTGATAATGCATCTGATTATCCAGCATTTTGGCTCAACATGTTTTccacatctacaaattcactggcattgccaaaactataaaataatagcagtaATGTACTCCCTCAAGGCCCAttatggactcaagcaaactttgcactctgTGTTGTACTAGGCTTCGCCTCATACATTATgatgtgcaaagtttgctatcCATTACATTCCTGGAGAAGGTATATCATTGCTTAAACATTACAGGTACATTTTGTAATGGATTTTTTGACCAGCACAACAATTGTATACATCTGTAtcataataatttgttttgatatttggcgCTGTATAAGAGATGAAAGTATACAAAGACACAAGTACAAAGATCAGAAGCTTCAATACTCAACGTACTCTATGTTTACTTGTATGGTGTCTTGTCTTCACTGGTGAAAATTTGTCAACTGGCAGAAGCTTCAAACCAAGCTTTTCTCTGATTTTACTGTGAATACAAACAAAGTTGTGTACACATTATACCATACTTGCAAATCAACTGACATCATTGGATTTTCTAACATTATATTGTGGTTTATCATTATGGTTACAGTTTCTGGAAAAATTCACATCtttaattgaaatttcaatatatattatagcccaaacgtaagggggcaaatggtctcctgtctcgggggtacatagtcccatgtttgggctataatgtttttattacatgcctctcttataCAGTTTTCACTCTAAATTTTTGGGTTTACATACAAATGGcaatcatatgctttatttccatgttttctgttgaaaaaaaattgaactattttcatcttcaattggCACATTGATGTATATTTGAATCACGTTTATGTGGTTTATTGTATAATGTTGTAATACCAGTATTTCCTgatgtaaaacatgcaatttgatcatttttaaatccCAAAGATATCAAgtcaaaaatagttccggttcaccttcagtcaagtgatgactatgcggcctgcAACATCATCAACGGTTACAATTGAATCCTATGGGACGCGCGACGTTTGATATACAAGGCACGTAATAACAGTTTTTGATTACTGGCtgattgattgaatgattgttTTGGTAGATGTCAAGTTCATGAACTCCAAATCACtgaaactgtttacaaatacttccacACAGAGTTACTCGCACTAGCCATTTTCATAGTAACCAAAACATCACTTCAGCTTAGTATTCTTGGTGGATttaagtatttgaaattcaacattttattgCCATGAAAAATGCACTATTACGGTGACACCTGGCAAAAATCCAGTGAACATGGTCAGAACATGGCTGAAACTGGAGTATCAATACTGACAAGATTACCAGGATGCAATGTCACACTGAGGTCATGAATATGACCAATTTACGTGAAGTCCACATGGTTAACATTGCTGATATGGCCAAAACTGATTTTCAATTCATCGGAGGATTGTCACTGTCTACAGAGGGCAAAATGGCTCATGCGCCTATACACCAAcaacaggtcaaaggtcatagatgTGACATACAATGACACCACATGTCAAAACTACAACCTGAAATGAACAAAACATGCCAGAGGACAGAAACAGCGATCTGTTTGTGTTGATGAGTGGTATCGTGAAAGACATGTTTTCTTTCTGATTCGAAACTACCTACTTTGTTTCTTCAAGACTAAGTTCAATAGCGCTGTCTCCAGCTGCTTTATGATCGCGCTTCGCTGTGTCTGGTTGAGGTAGTGACTCTGATGctgttgctgctgttgttgttgatgatgatgatgtcgcTGCTGGTGACTCGTGGCTGTTAGGCAGTTCTTCTGTGTTCTGCTTTGGTAGAGGGAGATCCTCGCCTTCTTCTATGGCTTGGTTGACCTCATCAGGCTGGACAGCTGTGAACAGAACAGATTTTGTTGTCGAAAGAAGTTAGCTAGtgaacacctattacctggtcacgagggctatagcgccagtctattaccccgagaggccgtgcgttaccagaaacgatgtgtttctggtaacgcacggccGCGAGGGGTAATAAActggcgctatagcccgaataaagaccaggttataggtgttttataacacaccacatgctcatgacGTTATCATTGTCTTCGTGTGCTTAATGTATTCTAAGCAGTAAcatgtcatgaaattttaaaataattaagCTTACAATATTGCTGCTACGTTTTTTTGCACATCACATGTTTTAATGAAAACTCATGAACTGGGGACCGAAACAGTGTCCAACACGGGCTAGAAACATGAACGCACGTATCATTTTGTGCAGTGACAATGTTATCCATGAATGTCTAGTTATTATGGATGTTTACAACACATCCATGAAAATGATAGTTAATGGTCTTTTTTCTACAGGTTACTGCTTGTTGAGATAGAACATTGATAGGCAAGACAGGTGAATTCGTGTCCGTGACCTGAATACTTTGTCGTCGTGGCGAAGAAGCGAGAGACGGGGTTGGGTGTTGAACAGGGTCACTCGAGGAAGGTTCCTGCTCTGCAGGCGAATTATCTTGGAAGTTACTTGAGAGTGCTTGGCTGATTTGTCTCTTTTTCTGCTCGCTGACTCTACTATAGCTCCTGATACTACATTCTGATTTATGACCACTAACTCCCATGATATGTCTGGCTTCGAATCCTTGGTCGTCCAATGTTGTCACAGTGGTATTGCGTAGAGGTTGgtataaatatgagaacacttAGCTTTCAtccataatttttcattttgttcgaAAGGGTATTCTCAGCGATTGGAATGTTGTCGTACTGGATATCAACATCTTGGCTTTTTATCGACGTTTTAGCCGTTACCGTTAGCCTGACAGTCGAGGTTTAGTTTCTACAAATATTGCTTGAATCACTCGACAAGACAAACCGAATTTGTTGGCGTCTCTTACATGCGTCCACACTGGCTAAATTCTCCGTCTTCGACGCTACCGCGATGATTCTGGTCCACGATTGCAAAGGTAGATCATAATGTCAACAAATAACTTGTTTTGACATCCTCGTGGTGTTGAATGATCAAGAGCAGACGACATCATAATTTTTGTCATGTCCTCCTTTGTTATCGGTTCTTTGTGTTGAGTTGCTCCTTTTCCTTCAACTTTCAGTTTCACCAGCATTGCAGAAAACACGTCATTCGCTTGCTTGAAATTCTCGTTATTGATAATGTCGATGCCACACTGTCTCAGAAAGTATCTTTGTAGGCCATACCGTATAGTTATCATTGATTTTCTGGAATACAGCTCTGCGTTACTCTGCCGAACCCCTGCATAGAAAGTTCCCAAGAACGAGCATAGTTCACAGGGCGATTTTTCCACAGCGGCCATAGTGGTGTTATTTTCTTCGCAGAAAGAAGCCAAAATGTCCTTAGCATACCGAATGACATctttggttgcacttgaatctttgttGTTGATGAGCTCTTCAAGTTCCTCTGCGGATGGAATGCAAAATCTTGCCTGTTTTGCTAAAGGCACGTCACTGTGACCGCCCGCCATCATTCAAAAAGCGCAGACGACACCTCGGACTTAGTCACGTGACACTTTCATGttgactatttccctagggaaatagtctttcaaaaaatgccctctgacgtcacttttgtcgattcagtggggactagacgtatctattttctcgtcacgtgacgtattctggcgaatcgcaacACAGAATGatcatgtggcgtgttataataagTGTTAACACGCTTCCCTATTGATTTCACCAGGGATTCCTTTGGCATAGCAAATCATTCATGAAAAGGGACAGCCAATGGTAACTCTACAATCTAGTGACATCGTGAAATTCTGAGACAGATTGCACTGCATTGTTCAAAACAAGTTTCAGTCTAAGGttgttatgaatattcatattatGATAGTATACGCTGTGTATAAGTAACAGTACCAGAAATAAAATGTTGAGCCAGTATCACAGGAGGGCATTTACAAAAAAGACATGACTAAAATGTAATTCAAGTCTTATCTACGACGCATTCAATACAAGTGTTCTTGAGCATACATGCTCTGGAAGCAAGATCATatgatattttatatattgaGGCATTCCAAATCTACTCCCTGTGTCTCAAAACCATTGACAACACACTGAGAATCATGTGGTAGGGGTACCGAGTCAAAGGTCCTTGACAAAAATCGTGATTGTCAGTCTGATGGAAAGGACAATTCATCATTCGAAATGACCCCTTTCACTATCATATTTCTGTACAACCCATTAATTTCCCTGGGTAAAGTTAGACCTCTACACTGGGAGATGGGGATGCAAGGGTGAAACAGTATTGTATAGTAACTCACAAATGTTATCCAGCTTCTGTAAGTTTGGTAACATCTTCAGGACTGTCATTCTGTATTTGTCCCTGGTTGCACATGGATTATCAGCCAACCACAAAACCCTCAACTTGGTCAGTTTCTTGAGATGGTGTATCTCTGATAGATCCTGGATATTGTTCTTCCGGACGTACAACTCTGTGACATTCGGACAATAGCTGAAATCTTCCAGTGTGGCGATGCTGTTAACACTGAGACTGATCACCTCAACACTGGGCATCTCACGAAATATTGTCACCTGTCGAATGAAATCATAAAACATGCAAAGTTGTCAGGTTctatttgttttgaaactttattAAAATAGATGCTGGATAGCAATAATGGGTTTATGAGTGATGAACAAAGAAATGGCTCATAATACATATCAACATTATGATTTTTGTATTGTGTTATTTCGTCAATATTTTCAACTGTTCACTGATTAGCAAGAGAGCTAATACTTTCTTCTCTGCGTATAGTTCAAAAAACAGGTATTTTCATGAGGGACTTGCCCACAAATATGAAGAATCACATATTTTGATGGAACCCGTGATATGCTAGATTGTTTATCCTTCAGAGTGGCAGCTATGACAAAAGTTTGAGTAACTGCAGTGCTAGTCTGGCATAGGATATACAAAATTTTAATTCCTTCAGCTTTGCAGAAAGAGGACTTGGAAAAGTGGAGCTTACAGTATGCTACAAGTTTCTCAATAAATGGATTGCACAGATCTTCTACATAAACACTACAAAAATAAACTTCTGAGATGATTGTGAGCTACTGTGTTGCAACTGTGTTATACTTACATCAGTCAGTTCATTGCCCCTGTGAAGAAAACAGAGCAAGAATAACTCTTTTTTAATGTatggaaataaaacaaatgcaGGTCCTATCTATTTGCATCAGGCAAAATGGTGGAAAAATAATACCTTGGACAAAGTAAGTCATCATTTAATTGTAAAAGTAagaattattttattgtatccTGGAAATGTGCAGAATGAAATTCTAAGTTGgacaatattgttcaaaagacTTTCAGAATTCTCAAAAAGGAGATTTTGAGTGGTGGGCCACCtctttgtttttcaaacaatatattcatatatattcaCATGATAATAACAATACTTGAGAATGCATTTCCACTTCTAAgggatatgcaaattgtgcatTGCTACATAAATTGGCTGCCCCTAGGGCCTCTGAAGGCTGTGGAGAACGTTACGTTTGATTCATTGATAACACAACAAACTTTGcggattgaaaattttcaaattaaggTAGTATCCGCCTCAAAACCGAAAGATTTAAGTTTTTGTTAGAATTTCCCTACAGAAACCTTTAGActattccctttcaaaatcgagaatataCAATAGAAGTtgctatgcaaatttatgtacaaGGGAAAATAATTTACTGATATCaacgattcaaaatggccaccatccgtATGAttactctgtggagaaaaattaaattccaaAGTTTCACAAAAACATGACAGTGTAAACTTCATTTTCTCCATACATTTCAAACCAGGTCCATACATGCAGCAGATGAGTGAAAAAAGATAAACTGAGAGATTCAGAATAtttgtcgggggggggggggcaagggGCATGCTTGCTATTTGTTAAGAAAAGAAAACGACATACCAACAGTTGAGTTTTTTCACACTCTCAATATCTGCTGCTCTTGCCCTGGCCAGCACTAAACTGGCTGTCAACTTGACCATGATAACGCTTCAAAACAAGCAGCTGAAATCAATGAGATACACACATATTGAAATTCAGTCTGTTCACTTCAAAAGACCAACATGCAGCTTAATTTTAAGACAGTCCATGATTGAATTTGAACATACTAATTTCCTTTGTCATTACAACAACCTTGACTAATTGAATACCTGAAGTTGAAGTTTTGTCAGTATGACCTTTGTAAACAGGTCAGAAATAATTACATAAAATGTAACGTTGTTCACAGACAAACTTGACAGAAACGAATTCTTTTTGTTTCACATGCAATTGATTTGCTAGCGTAATGAAAAGTGTAGAGTAAGCGACACACATTCACCGAGTTTTTGGGGCCATTTTCAGCATTCTCTTCAGgttgttttttctgtttctgtctgatgatactgagaaaagtttgaaaatctAAGAACGCTCTACAAAGagtatattatttgaatgagATCATTTTGATCAGCCCCGAATTTTCCAAGTTGTCGAAGTAAAAATATGTTAGATGCTTTCTTACTCAGTGCAATGAAACAAACATCAACTAGCAATGTATTTACAATAATTGAACCTAGCAATTTGTCAAGAGTGTGACTTTTATTACAATTTGACCATGAAGTAGAAGGGAATTTATGATGCTACTCTTTATTCTGGTGATCGATCAGCATTTCtcttgttttctgaatgtttaGCTCAaggtttttctttgaaaaactaCAAAGTAATTTTTTCACCTTTAAGACAAGAGTTTCATGGTTGACACAAATGTAGATGTGAGTAGAAACACATGTTTGGATGAGAACAGTCAGGGGGGTTGTTCATGACAGCACTGATATGGTACATTTCCTCGTGAAAGCATGGACGTAGAACAAGATGACCTTGacgaaagtgattgtttgtTGAGTTTAGAATAATGATCATTgcaaaaaattcagttttgatCGGTGTGGTCGAGAAGTTCAGCAATCAACATTTAGTCCAACAAGCATGGGAGTTTTTGCCACTGAGTGGAGAACCACAGTCTCTCCATTTTATGGAAGGCCAGTGGATTAGTGTACAGTCTTGACGATGGCCACTGTGCTGTTTCCGCGGTACAAGAAAAGAGGTGGTAGAGAACACTACCTCCATCAGCTCTCAAAGGCTGCAGCAACTGTCGTGAATATTTATCTGCCGACGCAACACGTTCGCGTCGCTAGACACGCAGTAATTCGCAGGTAATAATTGAGTTTGGCACGTCGCACATGGGCTGGCGTGTGCATGTTGAAAAGTTGTATACATCGTATATAATATAAATGTTGCACCATTAAAGACTAATCTCCTTCAAGCCAAACATCGACTTAGGGAACAATCATTTGGTTGAAAAATTGCATGCACGGGTAAAGTTGCTATGTTTGAGGCCGAAGGCCAGGAAGTTTGGCGGTGATCACATCCGAACTTCTCGGCCTCGCGGCCGCGGCTCTCAACAACTATCTCCGTGCCTGAATGACAGACATGGCAGTTCTTTCATCACCTACTGATGTGGGCAGAAATTACGTTTGGGGTACTTGGAAAAGCACTCAAAATGAAAGTATTCCTTCGAGGTACAAAACACCGCTGTTGCGGCTGACAAATATTTGTACTCAAATTTCAGCGTTTGTGTACAACTTACCACTGACTCGATAACAGCGCAGAGTCGGCCGTGTCAAAGTGAATGGGCAAAAGTCTGGAGTATTTACAGTAACCAGGTATACGAAAGCCTGTCTGCACTGTTCGGGGATACAATGTTTTGAAGCCGTGTCGTACTTTCGTTTACACTCAAAATTAACTCGGAAACGATGAAGGATCAATGGATGTACCGTGTCTTGTGGCTCGGTCGTCTTCTGCtcacgatgctgaagttggactcagtttcggattcggtttcggattcggtttcggattcggtttcggattcgaataactgagaatagttttatatttccagcttatgttattattttttcgaaGAATATAATAACTACTGATACACAAGGAGATATTTTAACTAGATCACCTTACTGCACAAATAACACGTATTTCATCACATAAatgtagcatgtatttcatggcataaatgtttcacatataatcataatttatacagtttaaaaaatcaaaacactttaggcagtagagcaagaaactgtagtgcatgactacacaagacaaaactgctgaaaaatcagtcaaaagttacaacttatgAGCTGTCCATCTCAATTATGGGCATTATGCAGTTCAGACTATTCAAGCTAACAGTACGACACACAATtcaaagaaatgcattcaatgcTATCCTTATTACGCAACATATTAACTGATAGTTTAGTCCGAGAGTTTAGTATGGTGCATTCGAAATTAACTCTATGTAGAACAACATCActcaaaacatcaaattaataCAACACATTAACATTAAAACCATGTGACACACATTGTGACATATAAAATGATTAaagtatgtttttgtaaatattgtttccttgctcgacacttcctttaaatttcaaattaaagtgcTTTGAAGCTTTCTGTAATTTccattttttaaccattttaattgtgaatatatgcacacaatttatgctgTGAAATATATACTACCTATGCCGACAGGTAACCCAGTAAAAACTTATTCTTGACGACAATTATTTATCTTTTCATACGAAAGTACATgagactattttattttcactggaatttattttagctgaaaacagattttcattgtttcactgtcttattttcactttgtctagtctgattagatattattttagctgaaaagggtccagggaaagtaaggaaaatccagtattccacagtgtaacaattggctgaaaatataaaatttctttcagtctctcgaatccgaaaccgaatccgaaactgaatccgaaaccgaatccgaaaccgagtctaacttcAGCCTCGTCTTCTGCTCGTATGCCGCGGGCCACGCTGGGTTGAGGGCGTTTTCATTTCCGGATCATCGAAAATGACCTTTCAACTCTAGCTGGGGACGCTATCTCCTTGACAATACCACTGATAGGAACTTCTTGGAGGAAGTTGCGGGACCTAACTGGAAAATGGATGTCAGATAACTCTATTTGCTTCGTTTTGTCAAGACATTTCTTGTAGAAATACAGCTTTATGCTGGCAATATCTGCCTTCACAACgtt
Above is a window of Ptychodera flava strain L36383 chromosome 19, AS_Pfla_20210202, whole genome shotgun sequence DNA encoding:
- the LOC139118757 gene encoding cilia- and flagella-associated protein 410-like, translated to MVKLTASLVLARARAADIESVKKLNCWGNELTDVTIFREMPSVEVISLSVNSIATLEDFSYCPNVTELYVRKNNIQDLSEIHHLKKLTKLRVLWLADNPCATRDKYRMTVLKMLPNLQKLDNISVQPDEVNQAIEEGEDLPLPKQNTEELPNSHESPAATSSSSTTTAATASESLPQPDTAKRDHKAAGDSAIELSLEETNKIREKLGLKLLPVDKFSPVKTRHHTSKHRNANILSAVLSLVKELDYASLEEVVTTCKKRQEEF